One Verrucomicrobiota bacterium DNA segment encodes these proteins:
- a CDS encoding ATP-binding protein, with protein sequence MIQRHIAAYVRKVAKGYPAVAITGPRQAGKTTLARALFPDHPYVSLENLDDREFALTDPRGFLAKYEQGAIFDEIQHCPDLCSYLQGVLDARSTRGRFILTGSQQFGVMSRITQSLAGRVALVHLLPFAYDEVYAAAPSLNQVLFAGLYPPVHDRQLDPGDWLAHYVQTYVERDVRQLLGVRDLNTFQKFVRLCAGRTGQLLNLSQLGTDAGITHNTAKAWLSILEASYLVFLLPPHHANFNKRLIKSPKLYFYDTGLAAYLLGIREPEQLETHPLRGALFETWVQAELRKMRFNHGHASDWYFWRDQEGLEVDALFDRGGDLIPVEIKTGTTLNADFFKGLTAWIKLAQPSKPLAYLIYGGTGNQVRQGIQVLGWKDLNQINPHLAK encoded by the coding sequence ATGATTCAACGGCATATCGCAGCTTACGTACGGAAAGTGGCCAAGGGGTATCCCGCCGTAGCCATTACGGGACCCCGCCAGGCAGGCAAGACCACCCTGGCGCGCGCCTTGTTTCCCGACCATCCTTATGTTTCCTTGGAAAATCTGGATGATCGGGAGTTCGCCTTGACCGATCCCCGCGGTTTTCTTGCCAAATATGAACAGGGGGCGATCTTTGACGAAATACAGCATTGCCCGGATTTATGTTCGTACCTGCAAGGCGTTCTGGATGCGCGGTCAACCCGGGGCCGGTTCATTCTCACCGGCTCGCAGCAGTTTGGGGTGATGTCGAGGATTACCCAGTCGCTGGCCGGTCGCGTTGCCCTGGTGCATTTGTTGCCATTTGCGTACGATGAGGTGTATGCCGCAGCGCCATCGCTCAACCAAGTGTTGTTTGCCGGTTTGTATCCGCCGGTTCATGACCGCCAGCTTGATCCAGGCGATTGGCTGGCTCACTACGTTCAAACATACGTCGAGCGTGATGTGCGCCAGTTGCTTGGGGTTCGTGATTTGAACACGTTCCAAAAGTTTGTCCGTTTGTGCGCCGGACGCACCGGTCAATTACTCAACCTTTCGCAGTTGGGCACCGATGCCGGCATCACCCACAATACCGCCAAGGCCTGGCTCTCCATCCTGGAGGCCAGTTACCTCGTGTTTCTCCTGCCACCTCATCACGCGAATTTCAACAAACGGCTGATCAAAAGCCCCAAGTTGTATTTTTACGATACCGGCTTGGCGGCTTATCTGCTAGGGATCCGTGAACCGGAACAGCTCGAGACGCATCCGCTGCGTGGAGCGCTCTTTGAAACCTGGGTGCAGGCTGAACTGCGCAAAATGCGCTTTAACCACGGGCACGCATCCGATTGGTATTTTTGGCGGGACCAAGAGGGATTAGAGGTGGACGCGCTTTTTGATCGCGGCGGCGACCTCATTCCGGTTGAAATCAAAACTGGAACGACCCTCAATGCGGATTTCTTCAAGGGTTTGACGGCCTGGATCAAGCTGGCCCAACCATCCAAGCCGCTAGCTTACTTGATATACGGCGGAACCGGCAACCAAGTGCGTCAAGGGATACAAGTTCTGGGCTGGAAGGATCTGAATCAAATCAACCCGCACCTGGCCAAATAA
- a CDS encoding hydrolase: MLTTDKSILVIIDVQGKLAQVMHQKDALFKNLQILVKGLQLLDVPILWLEQNPAGLGPTAPEIAALLPNQKPIAKMSFSGCGNAEFMLALKASGRTQVLLSGIEAHVCVYQTALDLLQAGYQVETVADVVTSRVPENRQIGLDRMRAAGAGITCVETVLFELLRTSEAPKFRDVARLLK; encoded by the coding sequence ATGTTGACGACTGACAAATCCATATTGGTGATCATTGATGTTCAAGGCAAGCTGGCGCAGGTCATGCACCAGAAAGACGCCCTGTTCAAAAACCTGCAAATTCTGGTGAAAGGGTTGCAACTCCTCGACGTGCCCATCCTTTGGCTGGAGCAGAATCCCGCTGGTCTGGGCCCGACCGCGCCGGAAATCGCGGCGCTGCTGCCCAACCAAAAGCCCATCGCCAAAATGAGTTTTAGCGGCTGTGGCAACGCGGAATTCATGCTGGCGCTGAAGGCCAGTGGCCGCACCCAGGTGCTGCTGTCTGGCATCGAGGCGCATGTCTGCGTGTACCAGACCGCGCTGGATTTGCTCCAGGCCGGGTATCAGGTGGAGACTGTGGCGGACGTCGTAACCTCCCGTGTTCCGGAGAATCGTCAAATCGGTCTGGACCGCATGCGTGCTGCCGGTGCCGGCATCACCTGCGTCGAGACTGTTCTTTTCGAGTTGCTGCGCACGTCGGAAGCCCCCAAGTTCAGGGATGTCGCGCGGTTGTTGAAGTAA
- a CDS encoding PIN domain-containing protein, which translates to MILVDTSVIVAWLDRQHRDHVICRDGLVYWAGKEKLAVSSVTYAELAAGGRTQEQVDEDLLGMHRVDFDFPPAWIAGQHFMRNPVRKEKGSLVLPDYMIRAQAQHLGWKHLTNDRRRLSDFPQVDFIFPEDH; encoded by the coding sequence ATGATTTTGGTGGATACTTCCGTAATCGTTGCCTGGCTGGATAGACAACATCGTGACCATGTCATCTGTCGTGATGGTTTGGTTTATTGGGCGGGCAAAGAAAAACTAGCGGTAAGTTCTGTTACTTATGCGGAACTGGCGGCTGGTGGCCGCACTCAGGAACAGGTGGATGAGGATCTTTTAGGTATGCACAGGGTGGACTTTGACTTTCCTCCGGCATGGATTGCAGGCCAACATTTCATGAGGAATCCCGTGCGAAAGGAAAAAGGCAGCTTGGTGTTGCCGGATTATATGATCCGGGCGCAGGCCCAGCATCTCGGTTGGAAACACCTCACTAACGACCGGCGCCGTCTTTCGGATTTTCCCCAAGTGGACTTTATTTTCCCGGAGGATCACTGA
- a CDS encoding AbrB/MazE/SpoVT family DNA-binding domain-containing protein, with the protein MIETTLTSKGTTTIPQEIRDKLNLLPGTTLVWSLDKGCAVVGRAPNKNNLNSMQQRLAARAGTWSGKISGTDLLKQTRGLE; encoded by the coding sequence ATGATTGAGACTACGTTAACGTCCAAAGGCACGACCACCATCCCGCAAGAAATCCGGGATAAGCTGAACTTGTTGCCAGGCACCACCTTGGTCTGGTCATTGGATAAAGGGTGTGCGGTGGTCGGGCGTGCTCCCAATAAAAACAATCTGAACTCCATGCAACAGAGGTTGGCCGCGCGGGCAGGAACATGGAGCGGAAAGATTTCAGGAACTGATCTCTTGAAACAAACCCGGGGACTTGAATGA